Below is a window of Equus quagga isolate Etosha38 chromosome 1, UCLA_HA_Equagga_1.0, whole genome shotgun sequence DNA.
atggaaaattatGATTAAATGGCTATGAGGTCAAAAATTGCAATATTGGTTGTTAGCTTTGTGTAAAATATAAAGTAGATGTGCATCTTTTGAGTTGGTTTATGAAGTTAAGTACATATTACCGTTTCAAGAGGCATGCAACTTTTTTTGAGTGAGTCATTAAAAGCTTGTTTAACTTGCTTATTTCGCAGAGTATATATAAAAGGATTCAGCATTGGTGATACAGAAGAAATAAGCAATGACACACCTTTGTTAATGTTTACCTCTTCTTTTGCAGATGGTTTGATGTAGATGAAGATGCAGCTGCCATAGGTGATGGAAACTACAATCATGTGGGAAGAACAGGTAgaaaaagcttttttcctttgttgaacAGAAGGGAATTTTAGAATTGTCCTTATGATATATAAGTAGGAGAGAATCACACATACAAGAGTGCTGATGAAGGTCAGCACAGCACAGGCTATAACTACCTGCTCAAGTAACCATGTGTCTGAGCATGAGATCTTCAGGATAGGAGATGCATCACAGGCAAAATGATCAATGACATTTGAATCACAGAATTCCAGATGAAAATCTAAGCTAAGTGGAGGTAAGATGATCATAAGTGCTACCATCCAACAGCAGATAATCATTGTTTTGCACACTTTGTTGTTCATGATTGTCATATAATGCAagggtttgcagatggccacatagcgatcaTATGACATAgtagccaaa
It encodes the following:
- the LOC124227121 gene encoding olfactory receptor 6C68-like; this encodes MRNYTALTAFILQGLTEDPQLQVFLFLFLCITYIFSVTGNLTIITLTLADPHLKTPMYYFLQNFSILEVSFTTFCIPRFLYSMSTGDKTITYSACFIQLFFIDLFGVTEFFLLATMSYDRYVAICKPLHYMTIMNNKVCKTMIICCWMVALMIILPPLSLDFHLEFCDSNVIDHFACDASPILKISCSDTWLLEQVVIACAVLTFISTLVCVILSYLYIIRTILKFPSVQQRKKAFSTCSSHMIVVSITYGSCIFIYIKPSAKEEVNINKGVSLLISSVSPMLNPFIYTLRNKQVKQAFNDSLKKSCMPLETVICT